The Streptomyces sp. NBC_00224 genome has a window encoding:
- a CDS encoding GDSL-type esterase/lipase family protein: MTASRPHALFSFGTLMDERVQTALFGQAVPTSPASLVGCTTRPLAITDPSVIATSGLDVHLTLERKYGAVVEGAVLRLTDQDLAAADAYEVDDYVRRRVLLSSGESAWAYLDAKPLRPAARIVIVGDSIAYGRCDPRGGWAARLAATHIAGNEAEHRVFNLAIPGSTLAEVSEQTPALLAPRLPDTLVVAAGINDSAVPLSAPEHDGLAHITDSLGSLAATALDHNARLVVVGPMWLDEERTRDYSGLCFTKARALALREAIQAWCQENHIDYLDMWEPLYEKTDLLVDGLHPAADGHEALYQHLTALAC, translated from the coding sequence GTGACCGCCTCACGCCCTCACGCCCTGTTCTCCTTCGGCACGCTGATGGACGAGCGGGTCCAGACCGCCCTCTTCGGCCAGGCCGTGCCCACTTCTCCGGCATCACTCGTCGGCTGCACGACCAGGCCCCTGGCGATCACCGACCCGTCCGTGATCGCCACCAGCGGCCTGGACGTACATCTGACGCTGGAGCGCAAGTACGGCGCCGTCGTCGAAGGCGCCGTACTGCGCCTCACCGACCAGGACCTCGCCGCGGCCGACGCCTACGAAGTCGACGACTACGTCCGTCGGCGGGTTCTCCTCTCCTCCGGGGAGAGCGCCTGGGCCTACCTGGACGCGAAACCCCTGCGCCCGGCGGCGCGCATCGTGATCGTGGGCGACAGCATCGCGTACGGGCGCTGCGATCCGCGGGGCGGATGGGCGGCCCGCCTGGCGGCCACCCACATCGCCGGGAACGAGGCCGAACACCGGGTCTTCAACCTGGCCATCCCGGGCAGCACCCTGGCCGAGGTCAGCGAGCAGACACCGGCGCTGCTGGCGCCTCGCCTGCCCGACACCCTGGTCGTCGCCGCCGGGATCAACGACTCCGCCGTGCCCCTCTCCGCCCCGGAGCACGACGGACTCGCGCACATCACGGACAGTCTCGGCTCGCTCGCCGCCACCGCCCTCGATCACAACGCGCGGCTCGTCGTCGTCGGACCGATGTGGCTCGACGAAGAACGCACCCGGGACTACAGCGGCCTGTGCTTCACCAAGGCCCGGGCGCTGGCCCTGCGCGAGGCGATACAGGCCTGGTGCCAGGAGAACCACATCGACTACCTCGACATGTGGGAGCCCCTGTACGAGAAGACCGACCTGCTGGTCGACGGCCTGCACCCGGCGGCGGACGGGCATGAGGCGCTCTACCAGCACCTCACCGCTCTCGCCTGCTGA
- a CDS encoding dienelactone hydrolase family protein, translated as MAEVLLFHHAQGLTSGVRVFAEVLRAAGHTVHVPDLYEGRVFDDLADGVAHAQETGFGSLVERGRAAAEGLPAELVYAGFSLGVLPAQSLAQTRPGAKGALLFHSCVPVTEFGDAWPQGVPVQIHGMEGDESFVEEGDIDAARALVESAPDAELFVYPGKEHLFADSSLPSYTEEAAALLTQRVLTFLDAQR; from the coding sequence ATGGCCGAGGTATTGCTGTTCCACCACGCCCAGGGCCTGACCTCCGGCGTCCGTGTCTTCGCGGAGGTGCTGAGGGCGGCCGGCCATACCGTCCATGTCCCGGATCTGTACGAGGGGCGGGTCTTCGACGATCTGGCGGACGGTGTGGCCCACGCGCAGGAGACGGGGTTCGGCTCGCTCGTCGAGCGGGGGCGGGCGGCCGCCGAAGGGCTGCCCGCCGAACTGGTCTACGCGGGCTTCTCCCTCGGCGTGCTGCCCGCGCAGTCCCTCGCCCAGACGCGGCCCGGCGCGAAGGGCGCGCTGCTTTTCCACTCCTGCGTCCCGGTCACGGAGTTCGGTGACGCCTGGCCGCAGGGGGTTCCGGTCCAGATCCACGGGATGGAAGGGGACGAGTCCTTCGTGGAGGAGGGTGACATCGACGCGGCCCGGGCCCTGGTGGAGTCGGCTCCGGACGCGGAGCTGTTCGTCTACCCGGGCAAGGAGCACCTGTTCGCCGACAGCAGTCTGCCCTCGTACACCGAGGAGGCGGCCGCGCTGCTCACACAGCGCGTGCTCACCTTCCTCGACGCCCAACGTTAA
- a CDS encoding ATP nucleotide 3'-pyrophosphokinase produces the protein MNISRTVSRAATAAALAAALSMGAIQSATAAPPVERAGTARTVNAPVSAPVFKEPLDDGGWTGDGLSLNAADNAKVDAFIDRAKKAERSISPQVRTAALLSGAELIGFDHRLKSADSLKRKVATSLLEHPGQQVNDALAGISDSVRYTLQWPEGHYTEGVTIAASLLSTWRNDNTKWSNTWGRAKGYKAINSAWRAPRSEHLFEVQFHTPASKYAQEATHKLYEEQRLPGTTPERAKELQAQQDAIFAAVPVPAGADRLTAPAPLVPRLPQPSLRPQPVG, from the coding sequence ATGAACATCAGTCGTACCGTCTCGCGGGCCGCGACCGCCGCCGCACTGGCCGCGGCGCTGAGCATGGGCGCGATCCAGAGCGCGACCGCGGCTCCCCCGGTCGAGCGTGCGGGAACCGCCCGTACGGTCAACGCCCCCGTATCCGCCCCCGTGTTCAAGGAGCCGCTGGACGACGGCGGTTGGACGGGTGACGGGCTGTCGCTCAATGCCGCCGACAACGCCAAGGTGGACGCCTTCATCGACCGGGCCAAGAAGGCCGAGCGTTCCATCAGCCCCCAGGTGAGGACGGCCGCGCTGCTCAGCGGCGCCGAGCTCATCGGGTTCGACCACCGCCTCAAGTCGGCCGACTCGCTCAAGCGCAAGGTCGCCACCTCCTTGCTTGAGCACCCGGGGCAGCAGGTGAACGACGCGCTGGCCGGTATCAGCGACTCGGTGCGGTACACCCTCCAGTGGCCCGAGGGCCACTACACCGAGGGCGTCACGATCGCCGCCTCCCTGCTGTCCACCTGGCGCAACGACAACACCAAGTGGTCCAACACCTGGGGCCGCGCCAAGGGCTACAAGGCCATCAACTCCGCTTGGCGGGCTCCTCGTTCGGAGCACCTCTTCGAGGTGCAGTTCCACACCCCGGCGAGCAAGTACGCCCAGGAGGCCACGCACAAGTTGTACGAGGAGCAGCGCCTCCCCGGCACGACCCCCGAGCGGGCCAAGGAGCTCCAGGCTCAGCAGGACGCGATCTTCGCCGCCGTCCCGGTCCCCGCGGGAGCCGACCGCCTGACCGCCCCGGCGCCTCTCGTGCCCCGGCTGCCCCAGCCGTCCCTGCGGCCCCAGCCCGTCGGCTGA
- a CDS encoding GNAT family N-acetyltransferase — MPELVTLRGRILRLEPLAEHHVEALARAAAEDRSNYAFTPVPCGVEATERYVADALAARAAGRALPFATVRVADGRVVGSTRFCELDYWQGPVSWPPAPRGPLGPVATAIPDAAEIGGTWLAACAQGTGINTEAKLLMLRHAFETWGVRRVSLRADARNLRSRAAIERLGAALDGVHRAHSRGLDGTVRGTAFYSILDEEWPRVREQLDQRVGTGPKATGLRSLVPA, encoded by the coding sequence GTGCCCGAACTCGTCACCCTCCGCGGCCGTATCCTCCGGCTCGAACCGCTCGCCGAACATCACGTCGAGGCCCTGGCCCGAGCCGCCGCCGAAGATCGCAGCAACTATGCCTTCACGCCTGTGCCCTGTGGGGTGGAGGCGACGGAGCGGTACGTCGCCGACGCGCTGGCGGCTCGGGCGGCCGGACGGGCCCTGCCCTTCGCCACGGTGCGGGTCGCGGACGGCCGGGTCGTGGGCTCGACGCGCTTCTGCGAGCTGGACTACTGGCAGGGGCCGGTGTCCTGGCCGCCGGCCCCGCGCGGCCCGCTGGGGCCCGTGGCCACCGCGATCCCCGACGCGGCGGAGATCGGCGGCACCTGGCTCGCCGCCTGCGCCCAGGGCACGGGCATCAACACCGAGGCCAAGCTGTTGATGCTGCGGCACGCCTTCGAGACCTGGGGCGTCCGACGGGTGTCCCTGCGCGCCGACGCCCGCAACCTGCGCTCCCGCGCCGCGATCGAACGCCTCGGCGCGGCCCTCGACGGCGTACACCGGGCCCACTCCCGCGGTCTGGACGGCACGGTCCGCGGTACGGCGTTCTACTCGATCCTCGACGAGGAGTGGCCACGGGTGAGGGAACAGCTCGATCAGAGGGTTGGTACGGGCCCGAAGGCGACAGGCCTGCGCTCGCTCGTCCCGGCGTGA